A single genomic interval of Spinacia oleracea cultivar Varoflay chromosome 6, BTI_SOV_V1, whole genome shotgun sequence harbors:
- the LOC110799671 gene encoding BTB/POZ domain-containing protein At5g48800 isoform X1: MDRADRHHLPLSKSSRQRSNEWIFRDVPSDITIEVPGGTFALHKFPLVSRSGRLRKLIADYRDSDKSKIELPNLPGGAETFELAAKFCYGNNFEITPANVAQLCCISDYLEMTEGYSKDSLGSRAEEYLDSVVCKNLEMCVEVLKQCEALLPLADELKIVGRCIDAIASKTCTEQIASSFSRLEYSSSGRLNLCRPVKCEGDWWIEDLSALRVDLYQRVISAMKCRGVRPESIGASLINYAEKELTKKASLWNASGQSRPDVIAGSGSHERIVVETIVSLLPVEKLVVPLSFLFGLLRSAILLDCSVASRLDLERRIGSQLDMATLDDILIPSFRHAGDTLFDVDTVHRILINFSQQDDSEEELENVSVFESDSPQSPSQGALFKVSKLVDNYLVEIAPDANLKLNKFLVIAEALPEHARTVHDGLYRAIDVYLKAHQALSDAEKRKLCKLIDFQKLSQEAGAHAAQNERLPLQSIVQVLYFEQLRLRNALGCSFPEEEPKPMFHSWRVNSGALSASMSPKDNYASLRRENRELKLELARMRMRLNDLEKDHVCMKRNMQKSGSRKFMSSFSKKLGKLSFFGHTSSRGSSSPTPSRQSQITDSKVTDRTY; this comes from the exons ATGGACCGCGCTGATAGGCACCACCTTCCCTTGTCTAAAAGCTCGCGACAGCGTTCCAACGAATG GATATTTAGAGATGTTCCCAGTGATATCACCATAGAAGTTCCTGGAGGGACATTTGCGCTTCATAAG TTCCCTTTAGTCTCCCGTAGTGGAAGATTACGCAAGTTAATAGCTGATTACCGAGATTCTGATAAATCAAAGATTGAGCTTCCCAACCTGCCTGGAGGTGCTGAAACATTTGAGTTGGCAGCAAAGTTTTGCTATGGAAATAACTTTGAGATCACGCCAGCTAATGTTGCCCAGCTCTGCTGCATCTCTGATTACCTGGAAATGACTGAAGGTTACTCGAAAGACAGTCTTGGTTCTCGAGCTGAAGAATACCTTGACAGTGTAGTTTGCAAGAACCTGGAAATGTGCGTTGAAGTTCTAAAGCAATGTGAAGCCCTTCTCCCACTGGCAGATGAACTGAAAATAGTTGGGAGGTGCATTGATGCTATAGCCTCCAAGACATGTACAGAACAGATTGCTTCAAGTTTCTCAAGGTTGGAGTACAGCAGCTCAGGGAGGCTAAACTTATGCAGGCCTGTGAAATGTGAAGGGGACTGGTGGATTGAAGATCTTTCAGCCCTTCGAGTAGACTTGTACCAAAGAGTTATATCAGCAATGAAATGTAGAGGGGTTAGACCAGAGAGTATAGGTGCTTCACTTATAAACTATGCAGAAAAGGAGTTGACAAAGAAAGCCAGCTTGTGGAATGCTTCTGGCCAATCAAGACCCGATGTTATTGCTGGGTCTGGTAGCCATGAAAGAATTGTGGTTGAAACAATTGTCAGTCTATTGCCGGTAGAGAAACTAGTTGTGCCTTTAAGTTTCCTATTTGGGCTTCTGAGAAGTGCTATTTTGCTGGATTGTTCTGTTGCATCCAGGCTTGATCTAGAGAGAAGGATTGGATCCCAATTAGATATGGCCACTTTGGATGACATCTTGATCCCTTCATTTCGTCATGCTGGAGACACTCTATTTGATGTGGATACGGTTCATAGGATCTTGATTAACTTCTCTCAGCAAGATGATAGTGAAGAAGAATTAGAAAATGTATCCGTTTTTGAATCAGATAGTCCTCAGTCACCTTCTCAGGGTGCTCTGTTTAAAGTCTCAAAGTTGGTGGACAATTACCTTGTTGAGATTGCCCCGGATGCAAACCTCAAGCTTAATAAGTTTTTAGTTATTGCAGAAGCTTTGCCAGAACATGCACGCACCGTTCATGATGGATTATATAGAGCAATTGACGTTTATTTGAAG GCACACCAAGCTTTATCAGATGCTGAAAAAAGGAAGCTTTGCAAGCTGATTGACTTCCAAAAGCTGTCACAAGAAGCGGGAGCACATGCAGCTCAAAATGAGCGGCTTCCACTACAGTCAATAGTCCAAGTACTCTATTTCGAGCAGCTAAGACTCCGAAATGCCTTAGGTTGCTCCTTCCCAGAAGAAGAACCAAAGCCGATGTTTCATTCATGGCGTGTGAATAGTGGAGCTCTAAGTGCATCAATGTCTCCCAAAGACAACTATGCTTCACTAAGGAGAGAGAATAGAGAGCTAAAACTTGAGCTGGCTCGGATGAGAATGAGACTCAATGATTTGGAAAAGGATCATGTTTGTATGAAAAGGAACATGCAAAAATCTGGTTCTCGGAAATTTATGAGCTCTTTCTCAAAGAAGCTAGGCAAGCTAAGCTTCTTTGGACATACTTCTTCCAGGGGATCGAGTTCTCCTACTCCTTCAAGACAGTCGCAGATAACAGATTCAAAGGTGACCGATAGAACGTATTGA
- the LOC110799671 gene encoding BTB/POZ domain-containing protein At5g48800 isoform X2 has product MIQGILQSQKRIKIFRDVPSDITIEVPGGTFALHKFPLVSRSGRLRKLIADYRDSDKSKIELPNLPGGAETFELAAKFCYGNNFEITPANVAQLCCISDYLEMTEGYSKDSLGSRAEEYLDSVVCKNLEMCVEVLKQCEALLPLADELKIVGRCIDAIASKTCTEQIASSFSRLEYSSSGRLNLCRPVKCEGDWWIEDLSALRVDLYQRVISAMKCRGVRPESIGASLINYAEKELTKKASLWNASGQSRPDVIAGSGSHERIVVETIVSLLPVEKLVVPLSFLFGLLRSAILLDCSVASRLDLERRIGSQLDMATLDDILIPSFRHAGDTLFDVDTVHRILINFSQQDDSEEELENVSVFESDSPQSPSQGALFKVSKLVDNYLVEIAPDANLKLNKFLVIAEALPEHARTVHDGLYRAIDVYLKAHQALSDAEKRKLCKLIDFQKLSQEAGAHAAQNERLPLQSIVQVLYFEQLRLRNALGCSFPEEEPKPMFHSWRVNSGALSASMSPKDNYASLRRENRELKLELARMRMRLNDLEKDHVCMKRNMQKSGSRKFMSSFSKKLGKLSFFGHTSSRGSSSPTPSRQSQITDSKVTDRTY; this is encoded by the exons ATGATTCAGGGGATATTGCAGTCACAGAAAAGAATCAA GATATTTAGAGATGTTCCCAGTGATATCACCATAGAAGTTCCTGGAGGGACATTTGCGCTTCATAAG TTCCCTTTAGTCTCCCGTAGTGGAAGATTACGCAAGTTAATAGCTGATTACCGAGATTCTGATAAATCAAAGATTGAGCTTCCCAACCTGCCTGGAGGTGCTGAAACATTTGAGTTGGCAGCAAAGTTTTGCTATGGAAATAACTTTGAGATCACGCCAGCTAATGTTGCCCAGCTCTGCTGCATCTCTGATTACCTGGAAATGACTGAAGGTTACTCGAAAGACAGTCTTGGTTCTCGAGCTGAAGAATACCTTGACAGTGTAGTTTGCAAGAACCTGGAAATGTGCGTTGAAGTTCTAAAGCAATGTGAAGCCCTTCTCCCACTGGCAGATGAACTGAAAATAGTTGGGAGGTGCATTGATGCTATAGCCTCCAAGACATGTACAGAACAGATTGCTTCAAGTTTCTCAAGGTTGGAGTACAGCAGCTCAGGGAGGCTAAACTTATGCAGGCCTGTGAAATGTGAAGGGGACTGGTGGATTGAAGATCTTTCAGCCCTTCGAGTAGACTTGTACCAAAGAGTTATATCAGCAATGAAATGTAGAGGGGTTAGACCAGAGAGTATAGGTGCTTCACTTATAAACTATGCAGAAAAGGAGTTGACAAAGAAAGCCAGCTTGTGGAATGCTTCTGGCCAATCAAGACCCGATGTTATTGCTGGGTCTGGTAGCCATGAAAGAATTGTGGTTGAAACAATTGTCAGTCTATTGCCGGTAGAGAAACTAGTTGTGCCTTTAAGTTTCCTATTTGGGCTTCTGAGAAGTGCTATTTTGCTGGATTGTTCTGTTGCATCCAGGCTTGATCTAGAGAGAAGGATTGGATCCCAATTAGATATGGCCACTTTGGATGACATCTTGATCCCTTCATTTCGTCATGCTGGAGACACTCTATTTGATGTGGATACGGTTCATAGGATCTTGATTAACTTCTCTCAGCAAGATGATAGTGAAGAAGAATTAGAAAATGTATCCGTTTTTGAATCAGATAGTCCTCAGTCACCTTCTCAGGGTGCTCTGTTTAAAGTCTCAAAGTTGGTGGACAATTACCTTGTTGAGATTGCCCCGGATGCAAACCTCAAGCTTAATAAGTTTTTAGTTATTGCAGAAGCTTTGCCAGAACATGCACGCACCGTTCATGATGGATTATATAGAGCAATTGACGTTTATTTGAAG GCACACCAAGCTTTATCAGATGCTGAAAAAAGGAAGCTTTGCAAGCTGATTGACTTCCAAAAGCTGTCACAAGAAGCGGGAGCACATGCAGCTCAAAATGAGCGGCTTCCACTACAGTCAATAGTCCAAGTACTCTATTTCGAGCAGCTAAGACTCCGAAATGCCTTAGGTTGCTCCTTCCCAGAAGAAGAACCAAAGCCGATGTTTCATTCATGGCGTGTGAATAGTGGAGCTCTAAGTGCATCAATGTCTCCCAAAGACAACTATGCTTCACTAAGGAGAGAGAATAGAGAGCTAAAACTTGAGCTGGCTCGGATGAGAATGAGACTCAATGATTTGGAAAAGGATCATGTTTGTATGAAAAGGAACATGCAAAAATCTGGTTCTCGGAAATTTATGAGCTCTTTCTCAAAGAAGCTAGGCAAGCTAAGCTTCTTTGGACATACTTCTTCCAGGGGATCGAGTTCTCCTACTCCTTCAAGACAGTCGCAGATAACAGATTCAAAGGTGACCGATAGAACGTATTGA
- the LOC110799672 gene encoding cytochrome b5: MGNEGKVLTLADVSEHNSSKDCWLVISGKVYDVTKFLEDHPGGDEVLLSATGKDATDDFEDVGHSSTARAMMDEMYVGDIDTATIPSKVKYTPPKQPQYNHDKTPEFVIKILQFLVPLLILGFAVAMRYYTKQSSE, translated from the exons ATGGGTAATGAAGGAAAAGTGTTAACTTTGGCCGATGTTTCTGAACACAACTCTTCTAAAGATTGCTGGCTTGTTATCAGTGGAAAG GTATATGACGTGACCAAGTTTTTGGAAGACCATCCTGGTGGCGATGAGGTGCTGTTGTCTGCCACAG GAAAAGATGCAACGGATGATTTTGAGGATGTGGGTCACAGCAGCACTGCTAGAGCTATGATGGACGAGATGTACGTTGGTGACATTGATACTGCTACTATCCCATCCAAGGTTAAATACACACCACCAAAACAACCACAGTACAACCACGACAAGACTCCAGAGTTCGTAATCAAGATCCTTCAGTTCCTAGTCCCCCTCTTAATTTTGGGTTTCGCTGTTGCCATGCGCTATTACACCAAGCAATCATCCGAATAA